Sequence from the Streptomyces mobaraensis NBRC 13819 = DSM 40847 genome:
TCGAGGCGGGCAGCGTGCTCGACGTCGTGGTGGCTCCGGATGGCCGTGTGGTCGGATTCCGGATCTCCGCCACCGAGGCGTTCGTCCACCGGGAGCACGGGCGGAACGGCGTCTTCGTGCCCCGGGGCGAGGCGCTGGCCGTCTCGGGGCGGGCGCTGGTGCTGCCTTCCGGCGCGTCCCATTTCGTGGCGGACGACCTGCCCAGTTTCACCACGCAGGTGGAGATCTTCGCGGCGAGGGCGGCGGACACCAGGCCGCGGGGAGCGGACGCCGGCACGGCGGCGGAAGGAAAGGAGCACCTGTGATGATGCTGTTCAGCGGGACAAAGGGGCTGCCCGTCGTGACGGCCGACGAGGCGGCCGAGCTCGGCACCGTCGAGGCGCTGGCCGTCGAGGCCCCGCTGGGGCTGATCGGTCACCTGCGGCTGTCGGGCTCCGGCGGCCCGGCCCGCAGGGGCCGGGCCTGGCTGCCCTGGAGTCTGGTGCGGGCGGTGGGCCCTGACGCGGTCATCGTCCGCTCGGCCGCGGAACCGGTGGTGGCGCGGGAGCCGGACCACCACGAGATCCTGGGCCGCCGGGTGCTCACCGACCGGGGTGACGAGCACGGCACCGTCAAGGACGTCGCCTTCGACCCCGCGACCGGGCGCATCGGGACCGTGCACACCACGCAGGGGAACGTGTCCGGGCACCGCCTGCTGGGCCTGGGCGACTACGCCCTGGTGGTCCGCGCGGAGTGACCGGCCGGCCGGCCTTCGGGCCGGACGGCCCGGTCCGCCGCCCGCAGCGCCGTGCGGGCGGCCGGGACGGCCGGGCGGGGCAGGACCGTGTCGACGGCTCCGGAGACGCCCCCGGCGCGCACCCCGGAGCGAGCCCCCGAGCGGGCGTCGGAGCCCGTCGCGGCGTCGGGGGCGTCGGCCAGCCGCCGGCGGGCCGCCCGCAGCGCGTCGGCGATGTCGCGGGTGCCGGTGGTCACGCACAGGGTGTAGGTCACGTCGGCGAGCTGCCGCCGGATCGCCGGGTCCGCCGGCCGTGCGGTCGCGGAACGCTGCAGTGCCGTGTGGCGCTCGACGAGGTCGCGGAGTACGGCGGGGTGGGCGAGCAGCATGGGTTCCTCCCGGAGGGGTGTGGACAGGCGTACCGACCAGGACGCGCCTGCCCCGGATCCCGCCGCTCATTCCGTTTTCGTTCACCGGTGCCTTCCGCTTCGCCGTCGGCACCGGCTCTTTCCCGGCCGCCCCCGGCTTCGCTCGCACCCCTGGAGGGACCGCGTGCACCGGGAATTCCCCTCCGTCCGGGGGGTAGCGCCAAAGGCGTTCCGCCGAGGGCATCAGTTCCGGCCTCGCGGATACACGCACCGGTATGAGCGGGGAACTCGCAGCCGTAGAGGAACTGTTGACGGGGGCGCGAACGCGCCGCCAGGTGGCCCGGGCCTATCGGCGGATCCGGGCGGGAGACGGGCCGGGACGGGACGGACCGTACGCGCGCGGTGCCGCGGCCGGATACCGGTGGGCGCTGGGCGCGCCCGGCGGGGCGCCCGTCACCGGCGCCACCCCGCACGGCGGGGTGAGCATGGAGACGCTGATGGCGGAGGTGGACGCGGCCGTGGTGCAGCTCGACGACCCGGCGCAGCCGCCCGGCGCCGCGCTGTACACCCAGGGCGCGCACGACGCGCTGGCCTGGATCTGCGGTCTCAGCGACCACTGCCCCTGACGGCGGAGCAGGAGGGCCCGGGAGCAGGGGTGCCGGGCGTGGTTCAGGCCGGTACCAGGGTCGTCACCAGCACGTCGCGGACGGCGGGACGGCCGGGGTCGAGGGGGCGGACGGGCGAGACCTCGTGGAGGGTGGCCCGGTCGTCGCCCAGGAGCAGGGTGCCGGGCTGGGTGAGGGTGACGGCCAGCAGCCGGTCGCCGTCCGGGGTGTGGACGGCGCTCTCGCCGCCGGTGGCGTTGTGCCGGGCGACGGCGAGGGACGAGACGAGCGTGACGCCGTCGCGGTGCCGGCCTTCGGGGGTGGGCTGCCCGTCGCCGTCGGCCGAGGCGAGGACGCGGAACGGGTGGACGTTGGCCTTCCACTCGGTGCGGTCGTCCAGGGCGGTGGCCGTGCGGCCCAGCAGCCGGAGGAGGGCGCGCAGCACGGGGTCGGCGACGAAGTCCGGGGTCAGGGGCTCGAAGTGGCGGTCGACGTCGACGTAGAGCGGGTTGCTGCGGTCGGGCTGGACGAACGGGACGTGGTCCAGCGGGCGGATCGCGCCGGTGGCCGGCGTCACGGCGAACTGACCGTAGCGGCGCAGCCGCCGGCCGCCGCGCGCGGCGGCGTACGGGTCGGGGGCGAGCCGGTCCCAGTGGGAGGCGAACGCCGCCCAGCGCCCGCCGGCGTCCCGCGCGTCGAGGCGGGCCCGTACGTCGGGGGCCGTGAGCAGGTACACGCCCTCGGTGGCGAGCGCCCGCCGGGCGGCCTCCACCGGGTCGGTGCCCGGGTCGGGCGGGGCCGCCGGGCCACCCGGCCGGACGCTCTCGCCGGTCTCGCCGGTCTCGCCGGTCTCGCCGGTCTCGCCGGTCTCGCCGGTCTCGCCGGTCTCGCCGGTCTCGCCGGTCACATGGTCCACGGGTGTGGTCCACGGGTGGTCGCCTCCCTCGGTCGGCGCGTCGTTCCCGCCGGGGCGGGAAGCGGTGGCCGCGCCCGGGCCGTCGCACGGGGGAACCGCCCGTGGAATGCGGACGGTTCCCCGGTGGCCGTGCTGCCCCGCGGGCCGGGCCGGGGGCCTCGGCCGGGGCCCTCGCGGTCCGGGCCTCGATCGTGGCCTCAGTCGCGGTCCTCGTAGTGGGCCAGCGCGAGGCCGAGGGTGAAGAACGTCGGCGCCCACTCGCCGACGAAGATGCCCCAGCGGTCGGCCCGGGCGGTGCCCGCGCCCTCCGCCTTCAGCGACCCGGCCCAGGCCACCACCGTCAGGGCGATCGAGCCGAAGGCCATGCAGTAGGCGTGTTCGCTCCGCAGTCCGGCTTCGTGCAGTTTCTGGACGATCATGCTCATTCACCCTTCCGTGGGGGACGTCGAGATCGTCGTTCCAGCGTGC
This genomic interval carries:
- a CDS encoding PRC-barrel domain-containing protein, whose protein sequence is MMLFSGTKGLPVVTADEAAELGTVEALAVEAPLGLIGHLRLSGSGGPARRGRAWLPWSLVRAVGPDAVIVRSAAEPVVAREPDHHEILGRRVLTDRGDEHGTVKDVAFDPATGRIGTVHTTQGNVSGHRLLGLGDYALVVRAE
- a CDS encoding 2OG-Fe dioxygenase family protein → MDHVTGETGETGETGETGETGETGETGETGESVRPGGPAAPPDPGTDPVEAARRALATEGVYLLTAPDVRARLDARDAGGRWAAFASHWDRLAPDPYAAARGGRRLRRYGQFAVTPATGAIRPLDHVPFVQPDRSNPLYVDVDRHFEPLTPDFVADPVLRALLRLLGRTATALDDRTEWKANVHPFRVLASADGDGQPTPEGRHRDGVTLVSSLAVARHNATGGESAVHTPDGDRLLAVTLTQPGTLLLGDDRATLHEVSPVRPLDPGRPAVRDVLVTTLVPA
- a CDS encoding DUF5133 domain-containing protein codes for the protein MLLAHPAVLRDLVERHTALQRSATARPADPAIRRQLADVTYTLCVTTGTRDIADALRAARRRLADAPDAATGSDARSGARSGVRAGGVSGAVDTVLPRPAVPAARTALRAADRAVRPEGRPAGHSARTTRA